AATTTTACGGATGTTGATATCAATATCGGCTACAGCCACTGATTCGAGATTTTCGGGTCGCAGCATCCTGCTAAAGCTTCCGTCGGTGAGGATGAACCGCCGAATGGAAATGCCTTTTATTTTTTGTTTTGAAGAAGAAGTGTCAGCACGATGCCCATTTTGTAACTCTTTGGCCGCCTCCTTTTCAGCATCGGTATGGTGCTCGATCATCACTATTTGTGGCTCGCTGATGCGGATGGTGCCCAGATGAATTTTATCTAGATTGAATGATAAATTCCTGGCCAGCCCGTTCACCGAAAGTTTTTTTATGGCCGCATCGAAAACCACCGGCTGGCTGTAACGCAGCGAATCCGACCCTTCGAAAAATGAGGCATGCGGTTTTATTTGCAGATTATGAAAAACTACCGAAGCCGACCACAAATCCAAATTTATTTCGCTGTAGCTGATCTCGTACACCCTGCTGATGGACATTTGCCGGTAGTATTTTGTGATCAGCTTGTCAGCAATGGATTCGGCGTTGTAGTTGATATAAATTAAAGCTCCGGCAACGATCACAATGAAAATCGCCAGAATGATACCGAGTACTTTAAAAAACTTTCGCATAGGACTCGAGTGTTTTGATGATTTTAGGATTTTACTGCGTGCCAAAAATAAACAAAGAACGGTACCTTTGCATCAAAAATTAATGATTTGCTCATAAGATTTGAAAATATTAGCATCGGATACAATAACCATTCGCTGCTCGAAGGGCTTTCGTTTGATGTTGCTGCTGGTGATAAGCTGGTGCTGAAAGGCGGGTCAGGCTCCGGCAAAACCAGTCTGCTGAATGTGGTGACGGGCTTCGTCAGGCCCATCTCAGGAAGTATGTTGGTAAACGATGAGATCAGCAACCGTGACAACATCCGCGCCTTGCGCCGCCAGATTGCCTGGCTGCCGCAGCAAATCAATTTTTCAGATTATGATGTAAAAGAATTTCTTGCGCTTCCCTTTACTTTCGGTGTCAACAAATCGAT
The genomic region above belongs to Bacteroidales bacterium and contains:
- a CDS encoding ABC transporter ATP-binding protein, whose amino-acid sequence is MLIRFENISIGYNNHSLLEGLSFDVAAGDKLVLKGGSGSGKTSLLNVVTGFVRPISGSMLVNDEISNRDNIRALRRQIAWLPQQINFSDYDVKEFLALPFTFGVNKSIRPDREKILELFGFFGLKPELINSTMQEVSGGEKQRIALVSCLLLQRQILLLDEPVSALDEASKKLVMDYLFNQEELTIISASHDAEWIARCDKIIQLHENSSWKPST